Part of the Tetragenococcus koreensis genome, GCGTTTCTCAAAAGATTTATGATGAACAACAATTAACGTTAAAAAATATGCCTGATAATTTGAAACAATTTTCAAAATTTATCGTTCCATTACGCTCATATAACGTAACAGGTGTTGAAAACTTACGATTACTTTTAACATCAGATCAAACAAATGCCGTTGTAGAAGCTCCAGAAGTAATGGATTACCCTAAATTACAACACATTGTAGATGAATTAGATCGTACAAATAAAAAAGTTGTTTTCACTATGGGTAAAGGTGGCGTTGGTAAAACTACGATTGCTGCTACACTAGCAACGGGATTGGCAGCCAAAGGAAAAAAAGTTCATTTAGCAACAACAGATCCTGCTGCTCATTTGGGATTTGTAATAAAAGAATCGGATTCAATTAAAATGAGCCATATCGACGAGAAAAAAGAATTACAGGATTATAAGGAAGAAGTGTTAGCTACAGCCCGTAAAACAATGTCTTCTGAGGAATTGGATTATGTTGAAGAAGATTTACGCTCGCCTTGTACTCAAGAAATTGCCGTTTTCAGACGATTTGCAGAGATTGTCGCTACAGTTGATTGCGATGTAGTCGTCATTGATACCGCCCCAACTGGACACACTTTATTGTTATTAGATTCCTCTCAAAGCTATGCTAAAGAAGTGGAACGAACTTCTGGTGAAGTTCCTGAGTCCGTTCGTAGACTGTTGCCAGTCTTACAAGATCCAGAACAAACCGAAGTTGTCATGGTTACTTTACCTGAAAATACACCAGTATATGAATCTATGCGCCTACAAGAAGATTTAAATCGTGCTAAGATCGCTCATACTTGGTGGGTCATAAATAATAGTATGCTAACGAGTGGTACAACAAATGAAGTGCTCAAAGCTCGTGCTAAAAGCGAAGTCACTTGGATTAATAAAGTAGTGGAACTATCTAATGATCATTTTGCAGTAGTAGAGTGGAGTCCCATCGAAGTAAAAGGTTCCGTTATTGAAAGTATTTTAAATTAAAAATATACCTTCCTAAATAGATAACATATGTCTATTTAGGAGGGTATTTTTAATTGTTGCATATAGATAGGACATCATCTATATTTAAATTAAGAGCACAAAAGAAAGGAGTTTGTTTATGGACTATGAGTCTTATGCAGCCGTAATGAAAGCTTTATCTGATCCTAAACGAGTAAAAATATTAGATATTATTTCTTGTGGTGAGCTATGCGCTTGTGATATATTAGAGCAATTTGATTTTACCCAACCGACTTTATCCCATCATATAAAAGTTCTTGTGAATGCAGGTTTAGTAAACGTAGAAAAAAAAAGGAACATGGCACCATTATT contains:
- the arsA gene encoding arsenical pump-driving ATPase, whose amino-acid sequence is MENYQPEQLNFTKYLFFTGKGGVGKTSTACATAVSLADSGKNVMLVGTDPASNLQDVFEKELTNNGLEIPEVKGLTVANFDPITAARDYMESVVGPYRGVLPDSAVANMEEQLLGSCTVEIVSFNEFAGFLTNPEVEAQYDHIIFDTAPTGHTLRMLQLPSAWSNFLDENTTGVSCMGQLSGLGDKQEMYEHAVDTLSEGTKTTLMLVTRPQNGPLVEANRASEELKEIGVLNQQLIINGLLERPTDSVSQKIYDEQQLTLKNMPDNLKQFSKFIVPLRSYNVTGVENLRLLLTSDQTNAVVEAPEVMDYPKLQHIVDELDRTNKKVVFTMGKGGVGKTTIAATLATGLAAKGKKVHLATTDPAAHLGFVIKESDSIKMSHIDEKKELQDYKEEVLATARKTMSSEELDYVEEDLRSPCTQEIAVFRRFAEIVATVDCDVVVIDTAPTGHTLLLLDSSQSYAKEVERTSGEVPESVRRLLPVLQDPEQTEVVMVTLPENTPVYESMRLQEDLNRAKIAHTWWVINNSMLTSGTTNEVLKARAKSEVTWINKVVELSNDHFAVVEWSPIEVKGSVIESILN